From Deltaproteobacteria bacterium:
TGATCTCCCGATACCTATTCCCCTGGAACACATCTTGGGTGAAAGTTGCTTCTATCCGTCATCGGGCTTGGACGGATCGCCTATTCTCCTCGCAAACGGCTGCGTGCATTCATTCGTGTACGCCGACTATGGGACAAGCCGCGATGCCGTCTTGCGGGCAATGTCGTCGCCGGGATTCAAGCACTACAGGCTGCTGCTTCAGCGAGACGTCGCAAGACAGGAGCTCGTGCCGGAGCACTGGAATCCGACGGTTAGCTATTGGTTCGACGACCCGGGCGCGCAGGGGCGGCTTATGACGGCTCAACAATCGTGCGAACCGTTTGGCGTCTGGTCGATCTGGCGCCGCGTAGACGAGCGGAACGAAAAGGCAGGCCCGCTACTTTTCAGTTTTCTGTTCTTGGGCGGCGAAGCCCTCGCCTGCTACGATGGGCTGTATCGCCGTGTTGGAGTAGTCCCGAAGGTCATCGCCTTGATACAGCCCGGGCACGCTTTCGGTGGTAACTGGACGGACTTCACGGATCCGGTTGCTCCCTTCTGGCAGGCTGTCACTGAGCAGGGCGCGTTTCCAGATTACCTTCTCATGGGCAGCTATGGTTATCGTCGTGCGGAGCGCAGCCAGTTCGAGGGGTATGAGCGCCTTCGGGGAGCGCGGACTCATGACGGTGGGCAGGATCGAACGGTCGATGTCTTCAGACGAACACGTGCAACCTAACAATCGGTTGCAGCGGACGGCGCTGCGCGCCGCCGCTGAACCGGAGAGTTAGCCGTCTCGCACATGTCTGAATCGGCGTTCATCGTTCGAGTTCCTGAAGCGGAAGCCTGTGTCGCCAAATTGCGGCAGCGCTTCGACCCATCGGTCGCGTTGGGAGTCCCTGCGCACATCACGGTTCTTGCTCCGTTTATGGAGCCGAATCTCATCTCTCAAGAAGTACTTTCGCAGCTGCGAGCGGCACTCGGCACCGTCAAGTCGTTCCAGTTTCAGTTGGGAACGGTCGCTCGGTTCCCCGCAACAGCTTATCTCGCCCCGGAGCCAGCGGAAGCATTCGTTGCGCTAACCGAACTGCTGGTCCGGCACTTCCCGCATTTTCCGCCATTTCGCGGTGCGCACCCAACCATAGTCCCTCACCTCACCGTCGCGAACGGCAATGCCTCGGAGGCTGAAGCTGCTGCTTCCGAGCTCGAAGCGGTGCTTGGGGCCCACGGACCCATTGCCGCAAAGTG
This genomic window contains:
- a CDS encoding 2'-5' RNA ligase family protein — protein: MSESAFIVRVPEAEACVAKLRQRFDPSVALGVPAHITVLAPFMEPNLISQEVLSQLRAALGTVKSFQFQLGTVARFPATAYLAPEPAEAFVALTELLVRHFPHFPPFRGAHPTIVPHLTVANGNASEAEAAASELEAVLGAHGPIAAKCSSVVLLENSTGLWKELHAFPLRNQDG